One genomic window of Blastopirellula retiformator includes the following:
- a CDS encoding sialate O-acetylesterase: MTRLRLVSALLSTLLALGATPALAEVRLPGFFGDHMVLQQQMPLPVWGWADPGQQVTVTLGEAAATAKADDKGNWKVELPAMEAGGGPMKLTVAAGERKLTLSDILLGEVWLCSGQSNMEWVVRSSKNAAAEIAAANYPEIRQIKFSHQTSAAPQDDVKGTWTICSPETAGNFTACGYFMGRKLYQELNVPIGLINSSWGGTRIEPWTPPVGFAKVAELKDLSQRVQRRTPGTPQNRALAKGHMAATEKWLAEAKAKDAAGEAIPPSPAVPGDLQPHVSATDPTAIYNSMIHPLIGLPFRGAIWYQGESNHGEGMLYKYKMEALIGGWRKLWNMGDFSFFYVQIAPYQYGDEKPEVLPVFWEAQAAALDIPKTGMVVINDVATLNDIHPPMKQEVGLRLANLALRDVYGQKDVIADGPTFKELKEEKGALRVVFDNVAAGLKSSDDQPLTHFEVIGVDTGWMKADAKIDGDSVILTSSEVNQPVAMRFAWHKLAEPNLVNSAGLPTSAFRAGEVPKPDALPKVGAAKGYKLIYDLDLATLPRGVKYDVDNSQQKLAFDRIGYLLELQTSGGERKAAFVSMDAFTDDLSKIGVPTFTSGAVFQQPVKSLTVWASGADLKTGVNLDGGNIEFWPHNYGTPNAAKVPGASDQVYDFGDVKAEPVNGYGSMQVHNGAAKQTVFALNHWGAGANADIGIGNSSGETRDWTFNGNASNYIHKRLRVLVRPAQ; the protein is encoded by the coding sequence ATGACTCGACTTCGCCTTGTTTCCGCCCTGTTGTCGACGCTGCTCGCCCTCGGGGCGACCCCGGCGTTGGCCGAAGTTCGCCTGCCTGGCTTCTTTGGCGATCACATGGTTTTGCAGCAACAGATGCCGCTGCCGGTTTGGGGCTGGGCCGATCCCGGCCAACAGGTAACCGTCACCCTGGGCGAAGCCGCGGCGACCGCCAAGGCCGATGACAAGGGGAACTGGAAGGTCGAACTGCCGGCGATGGAAGCCGGGGGCGGTCCAATGAAGCTGACGGTCGCCGCCGGCGAACGGAAGTTGACCCTCAGCGATATTCTGCTGGGCGAGGTCTGGCTTTGCTCTGGCCAGTCGAACATGGAGTGGGTCGTCCGTTCGTCGAAGAACGCCGCCGCAGAAATCGCCGCCGCCAACTATCCCGAAATTCGTCAGATCAAGTTCAGTCATCAGACGTCCGCTGCGCCGCAAGACGACGTGAAAGGGACCTGGACGATCTGCTCGCCGGAGACGGCCGGCAACTTCACGGCGTGCGGCTACTTCATGGGCCGCAAGTTGTACCAAGAGTTGAATGTGCCGATCGGGCTGATCAATTCGTCGTGGGGCGGCACGCGGATCGAACCGTGGACCCCGCCGGTTGGTTTCGCCAAAGTCGCAGAGCTGAAAGACCTGTCGCAGAGGGTGCAGCGCCGCACGCCGGGCACGCCGCAGAACAGGGCGCTGGCCAAGGGGCACATGGCGGCGACCGAAAAGTGGCTGGCCGAAGCGAAAGCGAAAGACGCCGCCGGCGAAGCAATTCCGCCGAGTCCCGCCGTTCCTGGTGATCTGCAGCCGCACGTCTCGGCAACCGACCCGACGGCGATCTACAACTCGATGATCCATCCGCTGATTGGCCTGCCGTTCCGTGGCGCCATCTGGTACCAGGGAGAATCGAACCATGGCGAGGGAATGCTCTACAAGTACAAGATGGAAGCCTTGATCGGCGGCTGGCGAAAGCTGTGGAACATGGGCGACTTCTCCTTCTTCTACGTGCAGATCGCGCCGTATCAGTATGGTGACGAAAAGCCGGAAGTCTTGCCGGTCTTCTGGGAAGCCCAGGCCGCCGCGCTCGATATCCCCAAGACCGGGATGGTGGTGATCAACGACGTCGCCACGCTCAACGACATTCACCCGCCGATGAAGCAGGAAGTCGGCCTGCGTCTGGCCAATCTCGCCCTCCGCGACGTTTACGGTCAGAAGGATGTGATCGCCGACGGACCGACCTTCAAAGAGCTGAAGGAAGAGAAGGGCGCCTTGCGCGTGGTGTTCGACAACGTCGCCGCTGGTCTGAAGTCGAGCGACGATCAACCGCTGACTCACTTCGAGGTGATTGGCGTCGACACTGGTTGGATGAAGGCCGACGCTAAGATCGACGGCGATTCGGTGATTCTGACTTCCAGCGAAGTCAACCAGCCGGTCGCGATGCGGTTCGCTTGGCACAAGTTGGCCGAGCCGAACCTGGTTAACAGCGCCGGTCTCCCGACTTCGGCGTTCCGCGCCGGCGAAGTGCCGAAGCCCGACGCGTTGCCGAAAGTGGGCGCCGCCAAAGGCTACAAGTTGATCTACGATCTCGATCTGGCGACGCTGCCGCGCGGCGTCAAGTACGATGTCGACAACAGCCAGCAAAAGCTCGCCTTTGATCGGATCGGCTATCTGCTGGAACTGCAAACCTCCGGCGGTGAGCGCAAAGCCGCCTTTGTGTCGATGGACGCGTTCACCGACGACCTGTCGAAGATCGGCGTGCCAACTTTCACCAGCGGCGCTGTGTTCCAACAGCCGGTCAAGTCGTTGACCGTGTGGGCCAGCGGCGCCGACCTGAAGACTGGAGTCAATCTGGATGGCGGCAACATCGAGTTTTGGCCGCACAACTATGGAACGCCAAACGCCGCCAAGGTTCCGGGCGCTTCCGACCAAGTCTATGACTTTGGCGACGTTAAGGCCGAACCGGTCAACGGCTATGGCAGCATGCAAGTGCACAACGGCGCCGCCAAGCAAACGGTTTTCGCCCTCAATCACTGGGGCGCTGGCGCCAATGCCGACATCGGCATCGGCAACAGCAGCGGCGAAACCCGCGATTGGACCTTCAACGGCAACGCTTCGAACTACATCCATAAGCGTCTGCGGGTGTTGGTCCGCCCGGCCCAGTAA
- a CDS encoding SGNH/GDSL hydrolase family protein, whose product MPKLTIRLFALLLSVAVVVPALAQKKEAKKRTPFTKVEDVAGLPQVLLIGDSISIGYTMQVQDNLKGVANVHRPGANCASTKQGVQNIDKWLGSGKWDVIHFNWGLHDLKYVLGDSQTITAIDTPEAHPQVSVEEYKANLEKLVSRMEETGATLIWRNTTPVPVEGSNGRIPGDAAKYNAAALEVLKSHPDVIVEDMWSFVKPNQDKWKTKQGNVHFNGTANKELAKHVSETIQKALPQK is encoded by the coding sequence ATGCCCAAGCTCACCATTCGTTTGTTCGCCCTGTTGTTGTCGGTCGCCGTCGTTGTGCCTGCGCTGGCCCAAAAGAAAGAGGCCAAGAAGCGGACGCCGTTTACCAAGGTGGAGGATGTCGCCGGCTTGCCGCAGGTGTTGTTGATCGGCGATTCGATTTCGATCGGCTACACGATGCAGGTACAAGACAATCTGAAGGGCGTCGCCAATGTGCATCGCCCCGGCGCCAATTGCGCTTCGACCAAGCAAGGGGTACAGAACATCGACAAGTGGCTCGGCAGCGGCAAGTGGGATGTGATCCATTTCAACTGGGGTCTGCATGATCTGAAGTACGTGCTGGGGGATAGCCAGACGATCACGGCGATCGACACGCCGGAGGCTCACCCGCAGGTTTCGGTCGAAGAGTACAAGGCGAACCTGGAGAAGCTCGTCTCGCGGATGGAAGAGACCGGCGCTACGCTCATCTGGCGGAACACCACGCCGGTGCCGGTCGAAGGTTCCAACGGTCGCATCCCCGGGGACGCCGCCAAGTACAATGCGGCGGCGCTCGAAGTCTTGAAGAGCCACCCCGACGTTATCGTCGAAGACATGTGGAGCTTCGTGAAGCCGAACCAAGACAAGTGGAAGACGAAGCAAGGCAACGTCCACTTCAACGGCACGGCCAACAAAGAGCTGGCAAAGCATGTTTCGGAGACGATCCAAAAGGCGCTGCCGCAGAAGTAG
- a CDS encoding DUF6268 family outer membrane beta-barrel protein produces the protein MKFRLLVLLLAVYALGRLQYAAAQSFDPFVDPPLPQQAGYFDQDSHAMPTAEYIPWSRPQSQPAPAPYQEAAYPLPEDPQTELFQEEMYFLEELDEKPKRKGADIPKRDPFQAHAYWAPQQNLRGQDGDFAMNGFITKLMLPISIQEGRIWAANITYDQLNIDSDAFLPDTGIPLPDNFYQLNFGVTHIRTLDNGWQAGGNLTIGTATNKPFDNIDDMTMSGLAFVNIPWNNERDAWNLSLFYSPTSQLPFPLPGVAYLWRPSEQFEMNIGVPFALKYRPTERRTFSFTYTPLTNVNVLLEQELGANLVAYGGYSVNNKIYLLSERTDNDDRFYFFDQRLTIGLKRQLPWGLSADLSAAYLFDRKVFQAQGFSSDRTDEFGIDPGGLISFSLSWSR, from the coding sequence ATGAAATTCCGGCTACTCGTATTACTGCTAGCAGTCTACGCCTTAGGGCGCCTGCAGTACGCCGCTGCGCAGTCGTTTGATCCGTTCGTCGATCCTCCGCTGCCGCAGCAAGCCGGCTATTTCGACCAAGACTCGCATGCGATGCCGACGGCAGAGTACATTCCTTGGTCGCGGCCGCAATCACAACCGGCGCCAGCTCCCTATCAAGAGGCCGCCTATCCGCTGCCCGAGGATCCGCAGACCGAGCTGTTCCAGGAAGAGATGTACTTCCTCGAAGAGCTTGACGAAAAGCCGAAGCGGAAGGGGGCTGACATTCCCAAACGTGATCCCTTTCAGGCTCACGCCTATTGGGCGCCGCAGCAAAACCTGCGGGGGCAGGATGGCGACTTCGCGATGAACGGTTTTATTACCAAGTTGATGCTGCCGATCTCGATTCAGGAAGGGCGAATCTGGGCCGCCAACATCACCTACGATCAGCTCAACATCGACTCCGACGCCTTTCTGCCCGATACCGGCATTCCGCTGCCTGACAACTTCTATCAACTCAACTTTGGCGTCACCCATATCCGCACCTTGGACAATGGTTGGCAGGCCGGCGGCAACCTGACCATCGGTACGGCGACCAACAAGCCGTTTGATAACATCGACGACATGACGATGTCGGGGCTCGCCTTCGTCAACATTCCGTGGAACAACGAACGCGACGCTTGGAATCTCAGTCTCTTTTATTCGCCAACCAGTCAGTTGCCATTCCCACTGCCTGGCGTCGCTTATCTCTGGCGACCGAGTGAACAGTTCGAGATGAATATCGGCGTCCCGTTCGCGCTGAAGTATCGTCCCACCGAGCGACGAACGTTCTCGTTCACCTACACGCCGCTGACCAACGTCAATGTCCTGCTCGAGCAAGAACTGGGCGCCAATTTGGTGGCATACGGCGGCTACTCGGTCAACAACAAGATCTATCTGCTGTCAGAGCGAACCGACAACGACGATCGCTTTTACTTCTTCGATCAACGTCTGACGATCGGGCTGAAGCGTCAACTGCCGTGGGGCCTGTCGGCCGATCTCTCGGCCGCCTACCTGTTCGACCGCAAGGTCTTCCAGGCCCAAGGCTTCTCCAGCGACCGCACCGACGAGTTCGGCATCGATCCCGGCGGCTTAATCTCGTTCTCCCTTAGCTGGAGCCGCTAG
- a CDS encoding SDR family oxidoreductase: MRSDGNTIMITGGASGIGKALAEALHKLGNQVILCGRRTAALAEAAEQHDGMAYYQLDVTSPESIAEVMRRAIADFPNLNVLINNAGIMIAEDLQTDAIDLSASLATITTNLVGPIRLTASLLPHLRRQPAATVMMVSSGLAFTPLAMTPTYCATKAAIHSYAQSLRYQLKETSVEVLELAPPYVQTELMGSDQASDPRAMPLDEFITESVGLLTSGGTPQGEILVERVKPLRFGEANGNYEEVFAGLNGAQHLDE, translated from the coding sequence ATGAGAAGCGACGGCAACACGATCATGATCACCGGCGGCGCGTCAGGCATTGGCAAGGCGCTGGCGGAAGCGCTACACAAGCTCGGCAACCAGGTCATCTTGTGCGGGCGGCGAACCGCAGCGTTGGCCGAAGCGGCCGAACAGCACGACGGGATGGCCTATTACCAGTTGGACGTTACCTCGCCCGAGAGCATCGCCGAAGTGATGCGTCGCGCGATCGCCGACTTTCCTAACCTGAACGTGCTGATCAACAACGCCGGTATCATGATCGCCGAAGACCTGCAGACCGATGCGATCGACCTGTCGGCCAGCCTGGCGACGATCACCACCAACCTGGTCGGGCCGATTCGCCTGACGGCGAGCTTGCTGCCGCATCTTCGCCGGCAACCGGCCGCCACCGTGATGATGGTTAGTTCGGGCCTGGCCTTCACGCCGTTGGCGATGACGCCGACCTACTGCGCAACGAAAGCGGCGATTCACTCGTACGCCCAATCGCTGCGATATCAGCTGAAAGAGACGAGCGTTGAAGTGTTGGAACTGGCGCCCCCGTACGTGCAGACCGAGTTGATGGGCAGCGACCAAGCGAGCGATCCGAGGGCGATGCCGCTGGATGAGTTCATCACCGAATCAGTTGGATTGTTGACCAGCGGCGGAACTCCACAGGGCGAGATCTTGGTCGAGCGGGTGAAGCCGCTGCGGTTTGGGGAAGCGAACGGGAATTATGAGGAGGTGTTCGCGGGGTTGAATGGGGCGCAGCATTTGGATGAATGA
- a CDS encoding winged helix-turn-helix transcriptional regulator: MNEAAENSPEWSDIGTQVTRLVREIIARVADKWTMPIIEALHEEPNARFNQLQRAVDGISQKVLTQSLRQLESEGLVERTAYAETPPRVEYKLTPLGESLGEAFCGVWIWAEKHCQQIEASRAAFQEKRK; the protein is encoded by the coding sequence GTGAACGAAGCTGCCGAAAATTCTCCCGAGTGGTCGGACATCGGTACCCAGGTCACTCGCCTGGTGCGCGAGATCATTGCCCGCGTCGCCGACAAATGGACGATGCCGATCATCGAGGCCCTGCACGAAGAACCGAACGCCCGGTTCAATCAGTTGCAACGCGCGGTCGACGGCATCAGCCAAAAAGTGTTGACTCAATCGCTACGTCAATTGGAAAGCGAGGGGCTAGTCGAACGTACCGCCTATGCCGAAACGCCTCCGCGAGTCGAATACAAACTGACCCCGCTTGGCGAAAGCCTGGGCGAAGCCTTCTGCGGCGTCTGGATCTGGGCCGAAAAGCACTGCCAGCAGATCGAAGCGTCGCGAGCCGCGTTTCAGGAAAAGCGGAAGTAG
- a CDS encoding SUKH-4 family immunity protein translates to MADIDLSSVSALPIEERIKLAQAIWKTIPESGAEQPWTATKPDAAWWADYFGVDALIYLRHVEAKLPQAAHRFLQTCGLPKSIVLEGRNEQTISFAALAEPLVGYNSLIGWGIFFDSELDARMSEQLVIGQVDSAAGVASFCVEQTSGAVNLVNIAAAPPQTLVNASVLQFAQSLQAVIEWSAQRDDYRTLPAGFAGQLENRLQMIDADAFADRENYWPRMIGTIDDRQGHWRVIRDTE, encoded by the coding sequence ATGGCGGATATCGATCTCTCAAGCGTCTCCGCTCTCCCTATCGAAGAACGAATTAAGTTGGCTCAAGCGATCTGGAAAACGATTCCGGAGTCAGGCGCCGAGCAACCGTGGACCGCCACCAAGCCGGACGCCGCGTGGTGGGCCGACTACTTTGGCGTTGACGCGTTGATATACCTGCGTCACGTCGAAGCCAAGCTGCCGCAAGCCGCGCACCGTTTTCTGCAAACGTGCGGGCTGCCCAAATCCATCGTGCTCGAGGGACGTAACGAGCAGACGATTTCGTTTGCGGCTTTGGCCGAACCGCTGGTTGGCTACAACTCGCTGATCGGCTGGGGGATCTTTTTCGACTCGGAACTGGACGCCCGGATGAGCGAGCAACTGGTGATCGGCCAGGTTGACTCGGCCGCCGGCGTGGCGTCGTTCTGCGTCGAGCAAACCAGCGGCGCGGTCAACCTAGTCAACATCGCCGCCGCCCCGCCGCAAACCTTGGTAAACGCCAGCGTGCTGCAATTCGCCCAATCGCTGCAAGCGGTGATCGAGTGGTCAGCGCAGCGCGACGATTATCGCACGCTGCCGGCCGGCTTTGCTGGCCAGCTAGAAAACCGTCTGCAAATGATCGACGCCGACGCCTTCGCCGACCGCGAGAATTATTGGCCCCGCATGATCGGCACGATCGACGACCGCCAAGGACACTGGCGCGTCATTCGCGATACGGAGTAA
- a CDS encoding serine hydrolase domain-containing protein, which translates to MKRLSPLFLLALLWTSAAVAQEKNVSTSVLPRSTPEAEGVSSAGIQAFIEAADQEISSLHSFMLVRHGKVVAQAWWAPEAADKPHVLWSLSKSFTSTAVGLAIADGKLSLDDKVVKFFPNLTPKDPSENLKAMTVRDLLTMNAGHHDELNWREQPHWAKAFLNHPVPHKPGTHFRYNTPATYMLSVIVQKVTGETVLDYLTPRLFEPLGISKPVWDQSPQGESIGGYGLYLKTEDIAKFGQLYLQKGKWNGQQIISADWIAMATSKQVPNGDTPDSDWNQGYGFQFWRCRHNAFRGDGRDGQLCIVLPDQDAVIAITANTSDMKAELNVVWDHLLPALHEEALPADEQGVAELKATIAQLKAQR; encoded by the coding sequence ATGAAACGACTTTCGCCTCTTTTTCTACTTGCGCTCCTTTGGACCAGCGCCGCCGTCGCCCAAGAAAAAAACGTCTCGACTTCGGTCCTGCCGCGGAGCACGCCAGAGGCGGAGGGAGTGTCGTCGGCCGGGATTCAAGCCTTTATCGAAGCGGCCGACCAAGAGATCAGCTCGCTGCATAGCTTCATGCTGGTGCGGCATGGCAAGGTGGTGGCCCAGGCGTGGTGGGCGCCGGAGGCGGCCGACAAACCACACGTGCTGTGGTCGCTAAGCAAAAGCTTCACGTCGACGGCGGTCGGCCTGGCAATTGCCGACGGGAAGCTGAGCCTGGACGACAAGGTAGTTAAGTTCTTCCCCAATCTGACTCCGAAGGATCCTTCCGAGAACCTGAAGGCGATGACCGTTCGCGATCTGCTGACGATGAACGCCGGGCACCACGACGAACTCAACTGGCGCGAGCAGCCCCACTGGGCCAAGGCGTTTTTGAATCACCCCGTTCCACACAAGCCAGGCACGCACTTCCGCTACAACACGCCGGCCACCTACATGCTGTCGGTGATCGTGCAGAAGGTGACCGGCGAGACGGTGCTCGACTATCTGACGCCGCGACTGTTTGAGCCGTTGGGGATCAGCAAACCGGTTTGGGACCAGAGCCCGCAGGGAGAATCGATCGGCGGGTATGGTTTGTATCTGAAGACCGAAGATATCGCCAAGTTCGGCCAGCTGTATCTGCAAAAAGGAAAATGGAACGGCCAGCAGATCATCTCAGCCGACTGGATCGCGATGGCGACTTCCAAGCAAGTCCCCAACGGCGACACCCCGGACAGCGACTGGAACCAAGGGTACGGCTTTCAGTTCTGGCGTTGCCGGCACAATGCGTTTCGCGGGGACGGCAGAGATGGTCAACTTTGCATCGTGCTACCGGATCAGGATGCGGTGATCGCGATCACCGCCAACACAAGCGACATGAAAGCCGAGCTGAACGTCGTTTGGGATCACCTTCTGCCGGCGCTCCATGAAGAAGCGTTGCCTGCCGATGAGCAAGGAGTCGCCGAATTGAAAGCGACCATCGCGCAGCTAAAGGCGCAACGTTAA